One region of Streptomyces capillispiralis genomic DNA includes:
- a CDS encoding NAD-dependent epimerase/dehydratase family protein — protein MGWSGMVEYARMTVDLLVTGATGFIGSRVAAAARGRPGVRVRTLSRRTPPKGPVAGTVPGDLADPRTLYGGCAGVDVLVHCASRVGGDPESAAAVNDLGTKALVEEALRSGVRRIVYVSTAAVHGRGPFRGTRPGEAPIAPASDTSRTRAAAERHVLDAGGLVLRPHLVHGEGDRWVVPGLVGLLRELSATVTGCTAFHSMIDVETLGRAVVAAALSPHHGPGAHYVGHPDPVPAAELLAAVCDRVERPGRGATVDVATARARAAGSPRALHHLGLLTVDHWFTDDGFWKDLDCSPGEGFARTFARAAPWYRSYVTAG, from the coding sequence ATGGGCTGGTCGGGAATGGTGGAGTACGCGCGGATGACCGTCGACCTCCTGGTCACCGGCGCGACGGGCTTCATCGGCAGCCGGGTCGCGGCAGCGGCCCGCGGGCGCCCCGGTGTCCGCGTCCGCACGCTGTCCCGCCGTACGCCGCCCAAAGGGCCAGTCGCCGGGACGGTGCCCGGCGACCTGGCCGACCCCCGCACCCTCTACGGCGGCTGTGCCGGCGTCGACGTCCTCGTCCACTGCGCCTCCCGCGTGGGCGGTGACCCGGAGTCCGCCGCGGCGGTCAACGACCTCGGCACGAAGGCCCTGGTGGAGGAGGCCCTGCGGAGCGGGGTGCGCCGGATCGTGTACGTGAGTACCGCCGCCGTCCACGGCCGGGGCCCCTTCCGCGGCACCCGGCCCGGCGAGGCCCCGATCGCTCCCGCGTCGGACACCAGCCGCACCCGCGCGGCGGCCGAGCGCCATGTGCTCGACGCGGGCGGTCTGGTGCTGCGTCCGCACCTGGTCCACGGGGAGGGCGACCGCTGGGTGGTGCCCGGGCTGGTGGGACTGTTGCGGGAGCTGTCCGCGACCGTCACCGGCTGCACGGCGTTCCACTCGATGATCGACGTCGAGACCCTGGGCCGGGCGGTCGTCGCGGCCGCGCTGTCCCCGCACCACGGTCCGGGCGCCCACTACGTCGGCCACCCGGACCCCGTGCCGGCCGCGGAGCTGCTGGCGGCGGTGTGTGACCGGGTGGAGCGGCCCGGACGGGGTGCGACGGTGGACGTGGCCACCGCCCGCGCCCGGGCCGCCGGGTCCCCGCGCGCGCTGCACCACCTCGGCCTGCTCACCGTGGACCACTGGTTCACGGACGACGGGTTCTGGAAGGACCTGGACTGCTCACCGGGTGAGGGCTTCGCCCGGACCTTCGCACGCGCGGCGCCCTGGTACCGGTCGTACGTCACGGCCGGATGA
- a CDS encoding FhaA domain-containing protein, with the protein MGVLKKFEQRLEGLVNGTFAKVFKSEVQPVEIAGALQRECDNNATIWNRDRTVVPNDFIVELSTPDFERLSPYSGQLGDELAGMVRDYAKQQRYTFMGPIKVNLEKADDLDTGLYRVRSRTLASSASQAPGAAGPGAAPPAGRPGGYGYPPAAPAGAPPMPAAPPPGGRPGGYGYPQPATGQRPPAAPAPGGRTRHWIEINGTRHQISRATLVMGRSTEADVRIDDPGVSRRHCEIRTGTPSTIQDLGSTNGIVVDGQHTTRATLRDGSRIVVGSTTVIYRQAEG; encoded by the coding sequence ATGGGAGTCCTGAAGAAGTTCGAGCAGCGTCTCGAAGGTCTGGTCAACGGCACCTTCGCCAAGGTGTTCAAGTCCGAGGTGCAGCCCGTGGAGATCGCGGGAGCGCTCCAGCGGGAATGCGACAACAACGCCACCATCTGGAACCGCGACCGCACCGTCGTACCCAATGACTTCATCGTCGAACTGAGCACCCCGGACTTCGAGCGCCTCAGCCCCTACTCCGGCCAGCTCGGCGACGAGCTCGCCGGCATGGTGCGCGACTACGCCAAGCAGCAGCGCTACACCTTCATGGGTCCCATCAAGGTGAACCTGGAGAAGGCCGACGACCTCGACACCGGCCTGTACCGGGTGCGCAGCCGCACCCTCGCCTCGTCCGCCAGCCAGGCCCCCGGAGCCGCGGGCCCCGGCGCCGCCCCGCCGGCCGGCCGCCCCGGTGGCTACGGCTACCCGCCGGCCGCCCCCGCGGGCGCCCCGCCCATGCCGGCCGCGCCGCCGCCCGGCGGCCGCCCCGGCGGGTACGGCTACCCGCAGCCCGCGACCGGCCAGCGGCCCCCCGCCGCACCCGCGCCCGGCGGACGCACCCGCCACTGGATCGAGATCAACGGCACCCGCCACCAGATCTCCCGCGCCACCCTGGTGATGGGCCGCAGCACCGAAGCAGACGTGCGGATCGACGATCCCGGCGTCTCCCGCCGGCACTGCGAGATCCGGACCGGAACGCCCTCGACGATCCAGGATCTCGGATCCACCAACGGCATCGTGGTGGACGGGCAGCACACCACCCGCGCTACGCTCCGCGACGGCTCGCGGATCGTCGTGGGCAGTACCACCGTTATCTATAGGCAAGCCGAAGGGTGA